The following are from one region of the Advenella mimigardefordensis DPN7 genome:
- a CDS encoding aldo/keto reductase has protein sequence MSYRYLGKSGLSIFPLTLGTMMFGQQTDEAQAHRIIQDARERGINSIDTADVYNGGESERVVGRALKDSRDFWVLATKLGNPAGEGPNERGISRKWIIQSVEASLKRLGTDYIDILYMHREIPTEPLGEAIRAIADLIRQGKLRYFGVSNFRGWKIADTVRLADELGIDRPVASQPLYNLVSRNAEVEQLPAAANYGIGVISYSPLARGVLTGKYAADAPPPADSRAGRGDKRIAQTEFRTESLLVAQTIKAHAEARGISAADFALAWVLNNQYVTSAIVGPRTFEQWQAYQKALEYRLTAEDEALVDSLVTPGHASTPGYNDPGHPIRGRVPYGS, from the coding sequence ATGTCATATCGGTATCTGGGTAAAAGCGGTTTGAGCATATTTCCCCTTACGTTAGGGACCATGATGTTTGGTCAGCAGACGGATGAGGCGCAGGCGCATCGGATTATTCAGGATGCACGGGAGCGGGGCATCAATTCCATTGACACCGCAGATGTCTATAACGGCGGTGAATCCGAGCGTGTAGTGGGGCGTGCCCTTAAAGACAGTCGTGATTTCTGGGTGCTGGCGACCAAGCTGGGCAACCCTGCCGGTGAGGGGCCTAATGAACGGGGCATTTCCCGCAAGTGGATTATCCAGTCTGTGGAAGCAAGCCTGAAGCGCCTGGGTACGGACTATATTGATATTTTGTACATGCATCGCGAGATCCCCACGGAGCCGCTGGGAGAAGCGATTCGTGCCATTGCTGATCTGATTCGTCAGGGCAAGTTGCGCTATTTCGGCGTGTCGAACTTTCGTGGCTGGAAAATCGCTGACACCGTCAGGCTGGCTGATGAGCTGGGTATTGATCGTCCGGTGGCCAGCCAGCCTTTATACAATCTGGTCTCACGCAATGCGGAAGTAGAGCAGTTGCCTGCTGCGGCAAACTATGGAATTGGCGTGATATCCTACAGCCCGCTGGCGCGTGGCGTGCTGACCGGCAAATATGCGGCGGATGCGCCACCGCCCGCCGATTCGCGTGCCGGTCGTGGCGACAAACGTATTGCGCAAACGGAATTTCGTACCGAGTCGCTGCTGGTGGCGCAGACCATCAAGGCGCATGCGGAAGCGCGGGGTATTTCTGCTGCCGATTTTGCGTTGGCCTGGGTGTTGAACAATCAATATGTCACGTCGGCCATTGTCGGGCCACGCACATTCGAACAATGGCAGGCTTATCAGAAAGCGCTGGAATACCGCCTGACAGCAGAAGACGAAGCATTGGTTGATTCACTGGTCACGCCGGGGCATGCGTCTACGCCTGGCTACAATGATCCGGGTCATCCGATACGGGGCAGGGTGCCCTATGGGTCATAA
- a CDS encoding ABC transporter permease, which translates to MWNAIKPSPKNYRAWQLLIVIVLLGAWYLISLNDTAAFFFGQPLGVAEVIWNWFVVNADIYMHLGITLVETLLAFFLGTVFGMGFGLWLGLSRTASLVLDPFLTALNSMPRVILAPIFALWFGLGIGSKVALAFTLVFFIVFFNVFQGIREVSPTLLDNARMLGANRRQLLRHVYIPSATSWVFSSLHASVGLAFVGAVVGEYLGSASGVGYLILQAEGTFDINTVVAGIIVLTAFALILDGIVSITEKYALTWRPAAGETEKL; encoded by the coding sequence ATGTGGAACGCCATTAAACCCTCACCCAAAAACTACCGCGCGTGGCAACTGCTGATCGTCATTGTGCTGCTGGGTGCCTGGTATCTTATTTCACTGAATGACACGGCGGCGTTTTTCTTCGGCCAGCCGCTGGGCGTGGCCGAGGTCATCTGGAACTGGTTCGTTGTTAATGCCGATATTTACATGCATTTGGGCATCACGCTGGTTGAAACCCTGCTGGCATTTTTTCTGGGTACGGTCTTCGGCATGGGCTTTGGCCTGTGGCTGGGGCTGTCCCGCACGGCCAGCCTGGTGCTTGATCCATTCCTGACTGCACTGAACTCCATGCCACGGGTGATTCTTGCGCCTATCTTTGCCCTGTGGTTCGGGCTGGGCATTGGTTCCAAAGTCGCGCTGGCCTTTACGCTGGTGTTCTTTATCGTGTTCTTCAACGTCTTTCAGGGTATCCGGGAAGTAAGCCCAACGTTGCTGGATAATGCGCGCATGCTGGGCGCCAACCGACGCCAGTTACTGCGTCACGTCTATATACCGTCAGCCACCAGCTGGGTCTTCTCCAGCCTGCATGCGTCGGTCGGCCTGGCCTTCGTGGGGGCGGTCGTTGGCGAGTATCTGGGATCTGCCAGTGGTGTAGGCTACCTGATTTTGCAGGCCGAAGGGACCTTCGATATTAATACGGTGGTGGCCGGCATCATCGTGCTGACGGCCTTTGCCCTTATTCTGGACGGTATTGTCAGCATTACCGAGAAGTATGCGCTCACCTGGCGCCCGGCAGCGGGTGAAACCGAAAAGCTGTAG
- a CDS encoding PaaI family thioesterase produces MSSANNHKASIEADDFQLKHFGIDVPFMNHIGLQSISLDNDCCRTHLKLKRELVNSRGDIHGGALMSALDFTLSVVARAHDPLNVGAATIDMSTCFYEPAQSDVDIIATCKRRGKSIAFCEGEVQDRDGGVLAVARAVFKLVPRVR; encoded by the coding sequence TTGAGCAGTGCAAATAATCACAAAGCCAGTATAGAGGCAGATGACTTTCAATTGAAGCACTTTGGCATTGATGTGCCCTTCATGAACCATATTGGCCTCCAAAGTATCAGTCTCGATAATGACTGTTGCCGCACACACTTGAAATTGAAACGCGAGCTCGTCAACAGTCGGGGAGACATTCACGGTGGCGCGTTGATGAGCGCACTGGATTTCACATTGAGCGTCGTGGCGCGTGCTCACGACCCGCTCAATGTGGGCGCAGCAACGATTGATATGTCGACGTGTTTTTATGAACCTGCCCAATCGGACGTGGACATTATTGCCACATGCAAACGACGCGGTAAAAGTATTGCATTCTGCGAGGGTGAGGTTCAAGACCGAGACGGCGGCGTTTTGGCTGTTGCACGTGCCGTATTCAAACTGGTGCCGAGAGTGCGGTGA
- a CDS encoding DNA-deoxyinosine glycosylase, which produces MNTSPWLTGFAPLYSPHITHLILGSFPSEASLARRGYYGHPQNQFWRLMGTILDEPMDTMDYEARTATLLAHRIGLWDVYSGCERVGSLDSAIRRGQLNPLHTLFAAAPALQYVGFNGKAAAKAGQSHIPEHIRTQTLPSSSPAYTLAFAAKLQQWQPFFAQGRV; this is translated from the coding sequence ATGAATACCTCGCCCTGGCTGACGGGCTTTGCACCGCTATATTCGCCACATATTACGCATCTCATTCTGGGGAGTTTTCCATCAGAAGCATCGCTTGCGCGCCGGGGTTACTACGGGCATCCGCAAAACCAGTTCTGGCGTCTGATGGGCACGATTCTGGATGAACCCATGGATACCATGGACTACGAGGCGCGGACGGCGACCCTGCTGGCACACAGAATCGGGCTGTGGGATGTTTACTCAGGCTGCGAACGGGTGGGTAGTCTGGATAGCGCGATCCGTCGGGGTCAGCTTAACCCCTTGCATACGCTTTTTGCGGCGGCACCGGCACTGCAATACGTGGGGTTCAATGGTAAGGCGGCTGCCAAAGCGGGGCAATCGCATATTCCCGAACACATCCGGACGCAGACGTTGCCTTCAAGCAGCCCCGCCTACACATTGGCGTTTGCGGCCAAGCTGCAGCAATGGCAGCCGTTTTTTGCGCAAGGCCGGGTCTGA
- a CDS encoding asparaginase, whose protein sequence is MSNIDHKPIISIGALGGTISMTGTPGSQGVSSNLGAEELARSVPGLAQAATLQLHTLARIASGSIRFQHLFDTLAWAGQQIDQGAQGVVVTQGTDTLEETAFLLDLFWNRHQPLVLMGAMRNPQMPGADGSANLLAAVQVAADDNSCDRGVLVVMNDDIHEARRVRKMHTTHVDAFVSPVFGPVGVVVEGRPQYLRDTQQRPRLPVPPAYKHKVLLLEHSLDDDPDIVSYAVSAGYAGIVVAGFGSGHASESLRDALVTAVAQVPVIMCSRTGAGSTTTAVYGYKGAEIDLQQHGILMGGWLCPRKARLLLAAALWNGLGRDALASLLAAWSV, encoded by the coding sequence ATGAGCAACATCGACCATAAACCCATTATTTCCATTGGTGCCCTGGGCGGCACGATCAGCATGACCGGCACGCCGGGCAGCCAGGGCGTGAGCTCGAACCTGGGCGCCGAGGAACTGGCCCGGTCTGTACCAGGGCTGGCACAGGCCGCCACACTGCAATTGCATACGCTGGCCAGAATCGCCAGTGGTTCTATTCGTTTCCAGCATCTGTTTGATACGCTGGCATGGGCCGGGCAGCAGATTGATCAGGGCGCGCAGGGTGTGGTTGTGACTCAGGGCACCGATACACTGGAAGAGACGGCGTTTCTGCTTGATTTATTCTGGAACCGGCACCAGCCGCTAGTGCTGATGGGGGCTATGCGCAACCCGCAAATGCCGGGCGCCGATGGCAGCGCCAATCTGCTGGCTGCCGTACAGGTTGCTGCCGACGATAACAGTTGCGATCGCGGCGTACTGGTGGTCATGAATGATGATATTCACGAGGCGCGGCGTGTGCGCAAAATGCATACGACGCATGTTGATGCATTTGTCTCGCCTGTATTCGGGCCAGTCGGCGTGGTTGTGGAAGGACGGCCGCAGTATCTGCGTGATACGCAGCAAAGGCCGCGCCTGCCGGTGCCGCCCGCGTATAAGCACAAGGTGTTGTTGCTGGAGCATAGTCTGGATGACGACCCGGATATCGTCTCTTATGCGGTGAGTGCAGGGTATGCTGGTATCGTCGTTGCCGGGTTTGGCTCGGGACATGCGTCAGAATCGCTGCGTGATGCGCTGGTGACGGCAGTCGCGCAGGTGCCTGTCATTATGTGCAGCCGTACCGGCGCAGGTAGCACCACCACCGCCGTGTATGGTTATAAGGGAGCAGAAATTGATTTGCAGCAGCACGGCATCCTGATGGGTGGCTGGTTGTGCCCGCGCAAGGCCCGGCTGCTGCTTGCTGCCGCCCTCTGGAACGGGCTCGGTCGCGATGCGCTGGCCAGCCTGCTGGCCGCCTGGTCAGTGTAA
- a CDS encoding transporter substrate-binding domain-containing protein codes for MKKTLLSALLCTLPLSVLAQTAPDTLKQVTDSKTLRVCTPGDYKPFSFDQGGHFEGLDIDLMNALAGTLGAKMEVVKTSWANLMADFTSGKCDIGAGGISVSVERQKKAFFSAPYMVNGKTPIVRCEDKEQYQSIDALNRPEVRIVANPGGSNEKFARTMLPKASLTMHKDNLTIFDEVANGKADAFVTEAAEARVQSKLNPKLCAVNPDQPLQYAEMGYLIPDNDIRFKLYVDQWMHLLKASGQYDEMAEKWIPADPAK; via the coding sequence ATGAAAAAAACCTTGCTGTCCGCCCTGCTCTGCACCCTGCCGCTTTCGGTATTGGCGCAGACAGCCCCCGATACGCTCAAACAGGTGACCGACAGCAAGACCCTGCGCGTCTGCACGCCAGGCGATTACAAACCGTTCAGTTTCGACCAGGGCGGACATTTTGAAGGTCTGGATATTGACCTGATGAATGCGCTGGCCGGTACCCTGGGCGCCAAAATGGAGGTCGTCAAAACCAGCTGGGCCAACCTGATGGCCGATTTCACCTCCGGCAAATGCGATATCGGTGCCGGCGGCATATCCGTTTCTGTCGAACGCCAGAAAAAGGCTTTTTTCAGCGCGCCCTATATGGTAAACGGCAAAACGCCTATCGTTCGCTGCGAAGATAAAGAGCAATATCAAAGCATTGATGCCCTGAATCGTCCGGAAGTGCGGATTGTGGCCAATCCGGGCGGCAGCAATGAAAAATTTGCTCGCACCATGCTACCAAAAGCCTCGCTCACCATGCACAAAGACAATCTGACCATCTTCGATGAGGTGGCCAACGGCAAAGCCGATGCCTTTGTAACGGAAGCGGCTGAAGCCCGCGTCCAGAGCAAACTGAATCCAAAACTGTGCGCCGTCAACCCGGATCAGCCGCTGCAATATGCCGAAATGGGCTACCTGATTCCAGACAATGACATCCGGTTCAAGTTGTATGTCGATCAGTGGATGCACCTGCTCAAAGCGAGTGGCCAGTACGATGAGATGGCTGAAAAATGGATCCCGGCTGATCCGGCAAAATAA
- a CDS encoding ABC transporter substrate-binding protein: MSLSRRHLLKAAGLSGLATVWPGIGLAQNAPKLEKTDVSIAVGGKGLVYYLPLTIAEQKGFFKDEGLNVKIADFAGGSKALQAVVGGSADVCSGAFEHTINLQAKKQFFRAFVLQGRAPMIVLAGNKKTLAGYKTPADLKGKKIGVTAPGSSTNMLVSFFLDKHGMKDSDVSIIGVGGGAGAVSALRAGQIDALSNLDPVISLLDGTGDIFTIADTRTMKDTQAIFGGPMPAGCLYTSQKYIDENPGTVQALTNAMVKADKWIQTAGPDEIMKTVPKNYLLGDPEVYKLALTRSFEGLSPDGKIDPLGAETSLKAQAAYIAGFKADAIDLSKCWTNEFTDKANA; encoded by the coding sequence ATGAGTCTCTCACGTCGTCATTTACTGAAGGCCGCCGGTTTGTCCGGCCTGGCAACTGTCTGGCCAGGTATCGGCCTGGCGCAGAATGCACCCAAGCTGGAAAAAACCGATGTGTCTATTGCCGTTGGCGGCAAAGGTCTGGTGTACTACCTGCCGCTGACCATTGCGGAACAAAAGGGCTTCTTCAAGGACGAAGGGCTTAACGTCAAGATTGCCGATTTTGCCGGCGGCTCCAAGGCCCTGCAGGCTGTTGTTGGCGGCAGTGCCGATGTGTGCTCGGGCGCGTTTGAACACACCATCAACCTGCAGGCGAAGAAACAGTTTTTCCGTGCGTTTGTGCTGCAGGGGCGCGCGCCCATGATTGTCCTTGCAGGCAACAAGAAAACACTGGCAGGTTACAAAACGCCGGCAGACCTCAAAGGCAAGAAAATCGGCGTCACCGCGCCAGGCTCTTCCACCAATATGCTGGTTAGTTTCTTTCTGGATAAACACGGCATGAAAGACTCCGATGTGTCCATTATTGGGGTGGGTGGCGGCGCCGGCGCAGTCAGCGCCCTGCGTGCCGGCCAGATCGATGCGCTCAGTAATCTGGATCCGGTCATCAGCCTGCTTGACGGCACCGGTGACATTTTCACCATTGCCGATACGCGCACAATGAAAGATACGCAGGCGATTTTCGGTGGTCCTATGCCTGCCGGCTGCCTGTACACCTCGCAGAAATATATCGATGAAAATCCAGGCACGGTGCAGGCGCTCACCAACGCCATGGTCAAGGCCGACAAGTGGATTCAGACTGCCGGTCCGGACGAAATCATGAAAACAGTACCCAAGAATTATCTGCTGGGTGACCCCGAAGTGTACAAGCTGGCCCTCACCAGAAGCTTCGAAGGGCTCTCTCCCGATGGCAAGATTGACCCGCTGGGCGCAGAAACCTCATTGAAGGCGCAGGCCGCCTATATTGCAGGATTCAAGGCCGATGCTATTGACCTGTCCAAATGCTGGACCAATGAATTTACCGATAAAGCCAATGCCTGA
- a CDS encoding ABC transporter ATP-binding protein, whose product MTDPALSLDNITCTFVSRDDRDKKYTAVRDATLHIAPGEFVSVVGPTGCGKSTLLNVGAGLLTPSSGQVRVFGQPLSGINKRAGYMFQGEALLPWRNALDNVTAGLEFAGTGKEEARRQGLDWLRRVGLSQAEYKYPHQMSGGMRKRVMLAQTLIRDPDIILMDEPFSALDIQTRQLMENEVLDIWMKQRKAVLFITHDLDEAIAMSDRVVVLSAGPGTHIMGEFHIDLPRPRDVAEVRAHPRFVELHQAIWSVLRDEVLKGYDQQKRK is encoded by the coding sequence ATGACTGATCCTGCTTTAAGCCTGGACAATATCACCTGCACGTTCGTCTCCCGGGATGATCGTGACAAGAAGTACACTGCAGTCCGGGATGCGACGCTGCATATCGCACCCGGGGAATTCGTTTCCGTGGTTGGACCCACAGGCTGTGGCAAATCAACGTTGCTCAATGTGGGGGCAGGCCTGCTCACCCCTTCGTCAGGACAGGTGCGGGTGTTCGGCCAGCCCCTGTCGGGCATCAACAAGCGGGCCGGTTATATGTTCCAGGGTGAAGCGCTGCTGCCGTGGCGCAACGCGCTGGACAATGTAACGGCTGGTCTGGAGTTCGCGGGCACGGGCAAGGAAGAGGCCAGGCGCCAGGGGCTGGACTGGCTGCGCCGCGTGGGCTTGTCCCAGGCCGAGTATAAATACCCGCATCAAATGTCCGGCGGCATGCGCAAGCGCGTGATGCTGGCGCAAACACTGATCCGCGATCCCGATATCATTCTGATGGACGAACCGTTTTCGGCGCTGGACATCCAGACCCGTCAACTGATGGAAAATGAAGTGCTCGATATCTGGATGAAGCAGCGCAAGGCCGTGCTGTTTATCACCCACGATCTTGACGAAGCTATTGCCATGAGCGACCGGGTCGTCGTGCTCTCGGCAGGCCCCGGAACCCATATCATGGGCGAGTTTCACATCGATCTGCCGCGTCCGCGCGATGTGGCCGAGGTGCGTGCCCATCCGCGCTTTGTTGAACTTCACCAGGCTATCTGGAGCGTCCTGCGGGACGAGGTTCTCAAAGGCTACGATCAACAAAAACGGAAGTAA
- a CDS encoding LysR family transcriptional regulator, translated as MDLRQLRTILAIAETGSLTKAAELLHIVQPALSRQLKQLEDELGAPLFERNRLGMVLTVPGRRFVDQVRVSLKGLNRAKAEIGAAAANLMGSVAIGMLPGLASVLAGPLVTSLRRQYPDLKVRIAAGFSDFLQDGLEDGKLDICLMGDYLQSEMLVTSPVFREPIYVVGLPDCGLSPSHPVNLAEVAKKPMVVPEAQSLRNVIDRACTIIGVNLNPVAESDSTAVILDLVERGVGYTILPVMPITPMLNAGRIVGAPIVSPHLWRTVIIGSPVINRNPHTVNALQGELIGLLRPYVQQFSCVGVEWLADTP; from the coding sequence ATGGACTTAAGACAACTTCGGACCATCCTGGCGATTGCGGAAACGGGTAGCCTGACCAAGGCAGCCGAACTGCTTCATATCGTTCAACCTGCTTTGTCCCGACAATTGAAGCAACTGGAAGATGAGCTAGGTGCGCCGTTGTTTGAGCGAAATCGCCTTGGCATGGTACTGACCGTGCCAGGTCGGCGCTTCGTCGATCAGGTGCGGGTTTCACTCAAGGGGCTTAATCGAGCTAAAGCTGAAATCGGCGCAGCTGCCGCGAACCTGATGGGTTCAGTTGCTATCGGTATGCTGCCTGGTCTGGCCTCTGTCCTTGCCGGGCCACTGGTTACCTCTTTGCGTCGGCAATACCCGGACCTGAAAGTCCGAATCGCTGCCGGCTTTTCGGATTTCCTGCAAGATGGCCTGGAGGACGGCAAGCTGGATATTTGCCTTATGGGCGATTATTTGCAATCCGAGATGCTTGTGACCTCACCGGTATTTCGCGAACCCATTTATGTTGTGGGACTGCCTGATTGCGGCTTATCACCATCTCACCCTGTCAACCTTGCTGAAGTTGCGAAGAAGCCCATGGTGGTTCCGGAAGCACAAAGTCTGCGCAATGTCATCGACCGTGCATGTACCATCATTGGGGTCAACCTGAACCCGGTAGCGGAATCAGACAGCACCGCCGTCATCCTGGACCTGGTTGAGCGCGGGGTGGGCTACACCATTTTGCCGGTCATGCCGATTACGCCTATGCTGAACGCAGGACGTATAGTTGGCGCACCCATCGTTAGCCCTCATCTGTGGCGAACAGTGATCATTGGCAGTCCGGTGATCAACCGCAACCCGCATACGGTGAATGCACTTCAGGGTGAACTGATCGGTTTACTGCGACCATATGTTCAGCAATTCAGTTGCGTGGGGGTGGAGTGGCTGGCTGATACGCCATGA
- a CDS encoding Bug family tripartite tricarboxylate transporter substrate binding protein, whose translation MLTSYTLNRRVFAVLPMLAVASTLFFSNSARAADWPSGQPINIIVPFAPGGFTDLIARRLALDLGRELKTSVVVQNKAGASGQIGSAIVAREKPDGYTLLVTATQHVIYPALQPHLPYDPKKDFSNIAILALAPNVLLVPAQSPVNSVKELVDYAKKQPDGLAFGSSGVGGSAHLSGELFKLVSGANLRHIPYKGAAPAATDLIGAQIPSAFLDATSASSFIQSGKARALAVTSKQPLPSLPSVPTIAESGYPSYESQAWVGLFGPPGLPTEIITKLNHIAQQANTKEDNIKWLSDNNSVTVKLSPQQVTAFIHSELDKWQQVVNEAHVTAQ comes from the coding sequence ATGCTGACAAGTTACACCTTGAACCGCCGAGTGTTCGCGGTATTGCCAATGCTCGCCGTCGCGTCGACATTGTTTTTTTCAAATAGTGCCCGCGCTGCAGACTGGCCGAGCGGGCAACCTATCAACATCATTGTGCCGTTCGCGCCAGGTGGATTCACAGACTTGATTGCACGGCGCCTTGCGCTTGATCTGGGACGTGAATTGAAAACAAGCGTAGTTGTTCAGAACAAAGCGGGTGCAAGCGGACAGATCGGCAGCGCAATCGTTGCCCGAGAGAAGCCCGATGGATACACCTTGCTGGTTACGGCGACTCAGCACGTCATCTATCCCGCCTTGCAACCTCATCTGCCATATGATCCAAAGAAAGACTTCTCAAACATAGCGATTCTGGCGCTGGCGCCAAACGTGCTATTGGTGCCGGCTCAATCCCCCGTCAACAGCGTAAAAGAATTGGTTGACTATGCGAAAAAGCAGCCGGACGGCCTTGCCTTCGGATCAAGCGGCGTAGGCGGTTCTGCTCATTTGTCGGGCGAACTGTTCAAACTCGTATCGGGTGCGAATCTGCGCCATATCCCTTATAAGGGCGCAGCACCTGCAGCCACCGACCTGATTGGTGCACAAATTCCATCCGCATTCCTGGACGCGACATCTGCCTCAAGCTTTATTCAAAGCGGCAAGGCCAGGGCACTGGCGGTTACCTCAAAGCAGCCATTGCCTTCATTGCCATCAGTGCCAACCATCGCTGAATCCGGGTATCCCAGCTACGAATCTCAAGCCTGGGTAGGGTTGTTTGGACCGCCAGGCCTACCCACAGAAATAATTACCAAGCTCAATCACATCGCACAACAAGCCAACACGAAAGAGGACAACATCAAATGGCTGTCCGACAACAACTCCGTTACCGTGAAGTTATCGCCGCAACAAGTCACTGCGTTCATTCATTCAGAGCTCGATAAATGGCAGCAGGTTGTGAACGAAGCACACGTCACTGCCCAATAA
- a CDS encoding tartrate dehydrogenase, giving the protein MTKQIKIAAIPGDGIGKEVMPEGLRVLQAVNEKFKLNLAITEFEWASCDYYEKHGQMMPDDWFETLKSFDAIYFGAVGWPDKVPDHISLWGSLLKFRREFDQYVNLRPVRLMPGVPCPLANRKPGDIDFMVVRENTEGEYSSVGGKIFEGTDREVVLQESVFTRKGVDRILKYGFELASKRERKTLTAATKSNGISISMPYWDERVVEMAKQYPDVKWDKQHIDILSARFVLQPDRFDVVVASNLFGDILSDLGPACTGTIGIAPSANLNPERDFPSLFEPVHGSAPDIYGKNIANPVAMIWSGAMMLAFFAGDNPEAQKAADCIMQAVEATLVNGPKTPDLGGQAGTTEMGKAIAQLVAGQQ; this is encoded by the coding sequence ATGACCAAACAGATTAAGATCGCCGCTATACCCGGAGATGGTATCGGCAAGGAAGTCATGCCGGAGGGGCTGCGGGTTCTGCAGGCCGTGAATGAGAAATTCAAGCTGAATCTGGCCATTACCGAATTTGAGTGGGCCAGTTGCGACTACTATGAAAAGCACGGGCAGATGATGCCCGACGACTGGTTTGAAACGCTCAAATCGTTCGATGCGATTTATTTCGGCGCGGTCGGCTGGCCTGACAAAGTGCCGGATCATATTTCCCTGTGGGGTTCCCTGCTTAAATTCCGTCGTGAATTTGATCAGTATGTGAACTTGCGCCCTGTGCGGCTGATGCCGGGCGTGCCATGTCCGCTGGCCAATCGCAAGCCGGGCGATATTGATTTTATGGTGGTGCGTGAGAACACCGAAGGCGAATATTCCTCAGTGGGTGGCAAGATTTTTGAAGGCACCGACAGGGAAGTCGTGCTGCAGGAATCGGTTTTTACCCGCAAGGGCGTGGATCGTATTCTGAAATACGGCTTTGAACTGGCCAGCAAGCGGGAACGCAAGACACTGACGGCAGCCACCAAGTCCAACGGTATTTCAATCAGCATGCCCTACTGGGACGAGCGGGTCGTGGAGATGGCCAAACAGTACCCGGACGTGAAGTGGGACAAGCAGCATATTGATATCCTGAGCGCCCGTTTTGTTTTGCAGCCGGACCGGTTTGATGTGGTCGTGGCTTCTAATCTGTTTGGCGATATTTTGTCTGATCTGGGGCCGGCATGCACGGGCACCATCGGCATCGCGCCGTCGGCAAACCTGAATCCTGAACGTGATTTTCCTTCTCTGTTCGAGCCGGTGCATGGTTCCGCGCCCGATATTTATGGCAAAAACATTGCCAATCCGGTAGCCATGATCTGGTCAGGGGCGATGATGCTGGCGTTTTTCGCAGGTGATAATCCGGAAGCGCAAAAAGCAGCAGACTGCATTATGCAAGCGGTGGAAGCGACGCTGGTGAATGGGCCAAAGACGCCCGATCTGGGCGGGCAGGCAGGCACGACCGAGATGGGCAAGGCGATTGCGCAACTGGTCGCCGGTCAGCAGTAA